In a single window of the Terriglobus roseus genome:
- a CDS encoding SPL family radical SAM protein — protein MAKYEQRAALFPILATQAEAPRGLGRMAAESEHVDAGHDVEFRSLAVRSILNHSVSKRLKWMAWSINPYRGCEFGCRYCYARYTHEFLAPAAGDEPLRGVLADAGEAGSVMDLRQPEAFERQIFVKENAAWLLEQDLRRLARQGRADDEIALGTATDPWQPIERRLGVTRSLLEVMARRDGLRLGIVTKSTLIERDIDLLQEIGRRSTLVVHITITTPDADLARKLEPRAPRPDLRFQTVSRLRRAGIRTGILNSPLLPGITDTPEAIDAMAALAKRADASFFAGMPLFLKPCSRPTYFEFVREHFPHLQVLYAEKFRDMDFAARPYRERLRALVSAACTRHNLRERMTDALLTRDAGEEKKRAASTWSPQAQGRLFG, from the coding sequence ATGGCGAAATACGAGCAGCGGGCGGCACTCTTTCCGATCCTTGCCACCCAGGCGGAGGCACCGCGCGGCCTGGGGCGCATGGCGGCAGAGAGCGAACACGTGGATGCGGGGCACGATGTCGAGTTCCGCTCGCTGGCGGTGCGATCGATTCTGAATCACTCAGTGTCCAAGCGCCTGAAGTGGATGGCGTGGTCGATCAATCCCTATCGTGGCTGCGAATTTGGTTGCCGCTACTGCTATGCCCGCTACACGCACGAGTTCCTGGCGCCCGCGGCAGGGGACGAGCCGCTCCGTGGCGTACTGGCGGACGCCGGAGAGGCCGGCTCGGTGATGGATCTGCGGCAACCCGAGGCATTTGAGCGACAGATCTTCGTGAAGGAGAACGCGGCGTGGCTGCTGGAGCAGGACTTGCGCCGCCTGGCGCGGCAGGGCAGGGCCGATGATGAGATCGCTCTGGGCACCGCAACTGATCCCTGGCAGCCGATTGAACGCCGGCTGGGTGTAACGCGCAGCCTGCTGGAGGTAATGGCGCGGCGGGACGGCCTGCGGCTGGGTATCGTCACGAAGTCGACGCTGATCGAACGGGACATCGACCTGCTGCAGGAGATCGGCCGTCGGTCGACGCTGGTGGTGCACATCACGATCACAACGCCGGATGCGGACCTGGCGCGCAAGCTGGAGCCACGCGCGCCACGGCCGGATCTTCGCTTTCAGACCGTGTCGCGACTGCGCAGGGCGGGGATTCGGACGGGGATTCTGAACTCGCCGCTGCTGCCAGGCATTACCGACACTCCCGAGGCGATCGATGCCATGGCGGCGCTGGCAAAGCGGGCGGATGCCAGTTTCTTTGCGGGCATGCCCCTGTTCCTGAAGCCGTGTTCGCGGCCCACGTACTTTGAGTTCGTCCGGGAGCACTTTCCGCATCTGCAGGTGCTGTACGCGGAAAAGTTTCGCGACATGGACTTTGCCGCACGGCCTTACCGCGAGCGCCTGCGCGCACTGGTGTCCGCAGCATGCACGCGGCACAACCTGCGCGAGCGAATGACGGATGCCCTGCTGACGCGTGATGCGGGTGAGGAGAAGAAGCGGGCGGCTTCGACGTGGTCTCCGCAGGCGCAGGGGAGGTTGTTTGGGTGA
- the guaB gene encoding IMP dehydrogenase — MLISPLPEALTFDDVLLVPAFSDVVPTQVNTATRLTARITLNTPLLSAAMDTVTESRLAIAMAQAGGMGVVHRNLSIEQQASEIDKVKRSESGMIVDPVTIEPEQPIAAALEVMRRYKISGVPVTKNKKLVGILTNRDLRFVSRTDIPISEVMTKTNLITVPVGTTLEDAEHILHQHRVEKLLVVNDAFELKGLITVKDIQKKLKYPNACKDEQGRLRVAGAIGATGDFLERAAALVEEHVDALAIDSAHGHSSRVLEAVTECKKRFPHIDLLAGNIATYDGCLALIDAGADAVKVGIGPGSICTTRMVTGAGMPQITAISEAYRAAKSRGVTVIADGGIKYSGDVTKAIAAGAGCIMIGSLFAGVDESPGETILYQGRSFKSYRGMGSLSAMAQGSGERYFQGKDDLNGSNEPNRSLTAPEPSMNNRLAKFVPEGIEGRVPYRGPLGDMVYQLVGGLRSGMGYLGCETIADLQENARFVRISGAGLRESHVHDVVITREAPNYHAE, encoded by the coding sequence ATGCTGATTAGTCCACTTCCCGAAGCGCTGACGTTTGACGACGTCCTCCTTGTGCCTGCCTTTTCGGACGTGGTTCCGACGCAGGTGAACACCGCAACTCGACTCACCGCGCGCATCACCCTGAACACGCCGCTGCTTTCCGCCGCCATGGACACCGTCACGGAGTCTCGCCTGGCCATCGCCATGGCGCAGGCCGGGGGCATGGGCGTCGTGCATCGCAACCTCTCCATCGAACAGCAGGCCAGCGAGATCGACAAGGTCAAGCGTTCTGAGAGCGGCATGATCGTCGACCCCGTCACCATCGAACCGGAGCAGCCGATCGCAGCCGCCCTCGAGGTCATGCGCCGCTACAAGATCAGCGGCGTGCCCGTCACCAAGAACAAGAAGCTCGTCGGCATCCTGACCAACCGCGATCTCCGCTTCGTCTCCCGCACGGACATCCCGATCAGCGAGGTGATGACAAAGACCAACCTCATCACCGTGCCCGTCGGCACCACGCTCGAAGATGCAGAGCATATCCTGCATCAGCATCGCGTCGAAAAGCTCCTCGTCGTCAACGATGCCTTCGAGCTCAAGGGCCTGATCACCGTCAAGGACATCCAGAAGAAGCTGAAGTATCCCAACGCCTGCAAGGATGAGCAGGGCCGTCTGCGCGTGGCCGGTGCCATCGGCGCAACGGGCGACTTCCTGGAGCGCGCCGCGGCTCTCGTCGAAGAGCACGTCGACGCACTCGCCATCGACTCCGCGCACGGCCACTCGTCGCGCGTTCTCGAAGCGGTCACCGAGTGCAAGAAGCGCTTCCCGCACATCGATCTGCTCGCCGGAAACATCGCTACCTACGACGGTTGCCTCGCGCTCATCGACGCCGGTGCAGACGCAGTCAAGGTCGGTATCGGTCCCGGCTCCATCTGCACCACGCGCATGGTCACCGGCGCCGGGATGCCGCAGATCACCGCAATTAGCGAAGCCTATCGCGCAGCGAAGTCACGCGGCGTTACGGTCATCGCAGACGGTGGCATCAAGTATTCGGGGGACGTCACCAAGGCGATCGCCGCGGGTGCCGGCTGCATCATGATCGGCTCGCTCTTCGCAGGTGTTGACGAGTCGCCGGGCGAAACCATCCTGTACCAGGGCCGCAGTTTCAAGAGCTACCGTGGCATGGGCTCACTCTCGGCCATGGCACAGGGCTCAGGCGAGCGCTACTTCCAGGGCAAGGACGATCTCAACGGATCGAACGAGCCCAACCGCTCCCTGACTGCGCCAGAACCGTCCATGAACAACCGCCTGGCCAAGTTTGTTCCGGAGGGCATCGAGGGCCGCGTTCCCTACCGCGGACCGCTCGGCGACATGGTCTACCAACTCGTCGGCGGCCTGCGCAGCGGCATGGGCTACCTGGGCTGCGAAACCATTGCAGACCTGCAGGAGAACGCACGCTTCGTCCGCATCAGTGGCGCCGGCCTGCGCGAGTCGCATGTGCATGACGTCGTCATCACACGCGAAGCACCTAACTACCACGCGGAATAA
- a CDS encoding DUF3606 domain-containing protein, with amino-acid sequence MSANVEHGPSSETEINPKVSSDIHYWSKELGVTGEALHEAIRVHGTHVVKIRAALAKHEVSSPQHQKHGA; translated from the coding sequence ATGTCAGCAAATGTAGAGCACGGACCCAGCAGCGAGACCGAGATCAACCCGAAGGTTTCGTCGGACATTCACTACTGGAGCAAGGAACTGGGCGTGACCGGCGAGGCCCTGCATGAGGCGATTCGCGTACATGGTACCCATGTTGTGAAGATTCGCGCAGCGTTGGCGAAGCACGAAGTATCGAGCCCGCAGCACCAGAAGCACGGCGCGTAG
- a CDS encoding EAL domain-containing protein, with translation MKVPYNLRDHDRFHLLVDAVQDYAIYMLNLEGDITSWNTGAQRIKGYSEAEIIGRHFSVFFQPEDATSGQPDAILATALNRGRYEGEGWRVRRDGSTFWASVVVTLMRDEDGTPVGFAKVTHDQTRYRQQQLALEATERSMQEERDRLEVTLLSIADGVICTDAEGRVTMMNPVAEAMTGWPREEAMSHPVEEVFDLFLEETRMPVRNPIRDCLLHNRPFYLQDGVSLRVRNGPSRDVQDSAAPIHAHDGRIAGAVLVFQDVTRMRSIQREIAFSSTHDALTLLPNRRQFETALNESLMRTISTGTRSTVCFLDLDRFKVVNDTAGHTAGDVLLKSVAELLTRHVRTTDVIARLGGDEFAIILEDCTPAQAEPTLQRIMDAISALGFVWEERSFPISASLGVAEMTDKSDIANVMKQADVACYAAKNAGRNHMSVYHPDNGEVYDRHHQLQVASEIRDAIHANRFTLLAQPIVSTRGETAPRYELLLRMQDRKGEMISPGSFIPAAERYDLMADLDRWVLTQALERRGAALAAVPDLQLSINLSANSLNDAKFLPFFLDLLQRSPLQPSALTFEITETSLINNLLNASAVIEKVRCTGCKVALDDFGIGMSSFSYLRSFRVDFIKIEGSFVRNIPQSAVDMTIVRSINNIAHEVGAQTIAEFVEDDEILQRVTELGIDYAQGYAVGRPEPIESLLTQPAVPAGAC, from the coding sequence TTGAAGGTTCCCTACAATCTGCGCGACCACGACAGGTTCCATCTGTTGGTGGACGCGGTCCAGGACTACGCCATTTATATGTTGAACTTAGAAGGCGACATAACGTCCTGGAACACCGGTGCGCAACGAATTAAGGGTTACAGCGAGGCCGAAATTATCGGCCGGCACTTTTCCGTTTTCTTTCAACCAGAAGACGCGACGAGCGGTCAGCCGGACGCCATTTTGGCTACCGCGCTCAACCGCGGTCGCTACGAGGGTGAGGGCTGGCGCGTCCGCCGGGACGGGTCCACTTTCTGGGCTTCCGTTGTCGTGACGCTGATGCGGGACGAAGACGGTACGCCCGTCGGCTTCGCCAAAGTAACGCACGATCAGACCAGGTACCGGCAGCAGCAGCTGGCGCTGGAAGCCACGGAGCGCTCCATGCAGGAGGAGCGTGACCGGCTGGAGGTAACGTTGCTGTCCATCGCGGACGGTGTCATCTGTACCGATGCAGAGGGCCGCGTGACCATGATGAATCCGGTCGCGGAGGCAATGACGGGATGGCCGCGCGAGGAAGCCATGAGCCATCCGGTTGAAGAGGTCTTCGACCTCTTCCTGGAAGAAACCCGCATGCCCGTCCGCAATCCTATCCGGGATTGCCTGTTACACAATCGCCCCTTCTATCTGCAGGACGGCGTCTCGCTGCGGGTCCGTAACGGCCCATCGCGTGACGTGCAGGACTCCGCCGCGCCCATCCACGCGCATGACGGCAGGATCGCCGGTGCGGTTCTCGTCTTTCAGGACGTCACCCGGATGCGATCTATCCAGCGCGAGATCGCCTTCAGCTCCACACATGATGCGCTCACCCTGCTTCCCAATCGGCGCCAGTTTGAAACGGCCCTGAATGAGTCGCTGATGCGAACCATCTCCACCGGAACGCGAAGCACCGTGTGCTTCCTGGATCTGGATCGCTTCAAGGTCGTGAATGACACCGCCGGCCATACCGCAGGCGACGTCTTGCTCAAATCCGTGGCGGAGCTGCTGACGCGCCACGTGCGGACGACAGATGTGATCGCACGACTTGGCGGCGACGAATTCGCCATCATCCTGGAAGACTGCACGCCCGCCCAGGCTGAGCCGACGTTGCAGAGGATTATGGATGCGATCAGCGCGCTTGGTTTCGTGTGGGAGGAGCGCTCCTTCCCCATCTCCGCCAGCCTTGGCGTAGCTGAAATGACAGATAAGAGCGACATCGCCAACGTGATGAAGCAGGCCGACGTCGCCTGTTACGCGGCGAAAAACGCCGGTCGCAATCACATGAGCGTCTATCACCCGGACAATGGCGAGGTCTACGACCGCCATCACCAGCTCCAGGTAGCCTCTGAGATTCGCGACGCCATCCATGCCAATCGCTTCACGCTGCTTGCCCAGCCCATCGTGTCCACCCGCGGTGAGACTGCGCCACGCTATGAACTGCTGCTGCGCATGCAGGACCGCAAGGGAGAGATGATCTCGCCCGGCAGCTTCATCCCGGCGGCCGAGCGCTATGACCTGATGGCGGACCTGGATCGATGGGTGCTGACGCAGGCGTTGGAACGCCGCGGCGCAGCGCTGGCCGCCGTTCCAGACCTTCAACTCAGCATCAATCTTTCAGCGAACTCACTGAATGATGCGAAGTTCCTGCCCTTCTTTCTCGACCTGCTCCAACGGTCGCCGCTGCAGCCCTCGGCCCTGACCTTCGAGATCACAGAAACATCCCTCATCAACAATCTGCTGAATGCAAGCGCCGTAATCGAGAAGGTGCGATGTACAGGATGCAAAGTTGCGCTGGACGACTTCGGCATTGGCATGTCCTCCTTCAGTTATCTGCGCAGCTTTCGCGTGGACTTCATCAAGATTGAAGGCAGCTTCGTCCGCAACATTCCGCAGAGCGCCGTCGACATGACCATCGTTCGATCCATCAACAACATTGCGCACGAAGTTGGCGCGCAGACGATCGCGGAGTTCGTTGAAGATGACGAGATTCTTCAGCGCGTAACGGAGCTTGGCATCGACTACGCGCAGGGCTACGCCGTAGGTCGGCCCGAACCGATTGAGTCCCTGCTGACGCAGCCAGCGGTCCCTGCCGGCGCCTGCTGA
- a CDS encoding YybH family protein: MNRLNLAPLLVALTLSCSVTAQTAAPTPTANLRDTVAQDTVDVPTLMQAYHDAVVGRDGNRLAALFLPDATWVNVLSDEAFARLKKTKPDAVQVRISNYKAFASLVSTTKDNFNPTHTNLKISTDGTIASVYFDFAFLINGKEQNRGSETWQLVKGANGWRIAAITYSSNPRPS, encoded by the coding sequence TTGAACCGTCTTAATCTCGCCCCCCTGCTCGTTGCGCTGACACTGTCCTGCAGCGTTACCGCACAGACTGCTGCACCCACTCCGACTGCGAATTTGCGTGACACCGTCGCACAAGACACGGTCGACGTGCCGACCCTGATGCAGGCTTACCATGATGCCGTCGTCGGGCGTGATGGCAATCGCCTTGCGGCTTTGTTCCTGCCGGATGCCACTTGGGTCAACGTCCTGAGCGATGAAGCATTCGCACGCTTGAAGAAGACCAAGCCCGATGCGGTGCAGGTCCGAATCTCAAATTACAAGGCGTTCGCTTCGCTCGTTTCGACCACGAAGGACAACTTCAATCCGACGCACACGAACCTGAAGATATCCACGGATGGCACCATTGCGTCGGTCTACTTCGATTTTGCTTTTCTGATTAACGGTAAGGAGCAGAATCGCGGGAGCGAGACGTGGCAGCTGGTAAAGGGTGCCAATGGCTGGCGCATCGCGGCGATCACTTACTCTTCGAATCCTCGCCCGTCCTAA
- a CDS encoding NAD-dependent epimerase/dehydratase family protein — MAEHGKRALVTGGAGLIGSHLVDLLIREGWTVRILDNLEPNTHKHGKPAWVNPAAEFRLGEVQDYETMRSALEDIDVVFHEAAYGGYMPEMAKYVLVNSFGTAQLLEIIRDHKLPVKKVVVASSQAVYSEGAAECPEHGDVVPKLRPAEQLRAGDFAVHCPICGKATTSIATPESTPGGGETVYGLTKFDQERLVLLWGKQTGIPTVALRYSCTYGPRQSLFNPYTGVIAIFCTRLLNDLPPVMYEDGGQTRDLCFVEDIARANLMVAETSALDGLPVNVGSGVATSVRDLAEMIARKLGRNVAPLARGEFRPGEIRSLISDTSRIQSIGYKPSVTVEEGIGRYIDWVMTQGPVKDYFGEIEAGLRAKGIVQSVKA; from the coding sequence ATGGCAGAGCACGGAAAGCGCGCACTTGTAACCGGCGGCGCCGGTTTGATTGGATCGCACCTTGTCGATTTGTTGATTCGCGAGGGATGGACTGTCCGCATCCTCGACAACCTGGAACCGAACACGCACAAGCATGGCAAGCCCGCATGGGTGAATCCCGCTGCGGAGTTTCGGCTGGGCGAAGTCCAGGACTACGAGACGATGCGGTCCGCACTTGAGGACATTGATGTGGTCTTCCATGAAGCTGCGTACGGCGGCTACATGCCGGAGATGGCAAAGTATGTGCTCGTCAACAGCTTTGGCACCGCGCAGTTGCTGGAGATCATTCGCGACCATAAGCTGCCGGTGAAGAAGGTGGTCGTCGCCAGTTCGCAGGCGGTCTACAGCGAGGGAGCAGCCGAGTGTCCGGAGCATGGAGACGTTGTGCCGAAGCTACGGCCGGCAGAGCAGTTGCGTGCGGGGGACTTTGCGGTGCATTGCCCAATCTGCGGTAAGGCGACGACGTCGATCGCGACACCGGAGAGTACGCCGGGCGGTGGCGAGACGGTGTACGGCCTCACCAAGTTCGACCAGGAGCGCCTGGTGCTGTTGTGGGGCAAGCAGACTGGCATCCCGACGGTCGCGCTGCGCTACTCGTGCACGTATGGGCCGCGTCAATCGTTGTTCAATCCGTACACGGGCGTCATTGCCATCTTCTGCACGCGACTGTTGAATGACCTGCCGCCGGTGATGTACGAGGATGGTGGGCAGACACGCGATCTTTGCTTCGTGGAAGACATCGCGCGTGCAAACCTGATGGTGGCGGAGACCTCTGCGCTGGATGGCCTGCCGGTCAACGTCGGCAGCGGCGTAGCAACGTCGGTGCGAGACCTGGCCGAGATGATCGCGCGCAAGCTGGGCAGGAATGTTGCGCCACTGGCCCGCGGCGAGTTCCGGCCCGGCGAGATCCGTTCGCTGATCTCGGATACGAGCCGCATCCAGTCCATCGGCTACAAGCCTTCGGTCACCGTCGAAGAGGGGATCGGTCGTTACATCGATTGGGTGATGACACAGGGGCCGGTCAAGGATTACTTCGGCGAGATTGAAGCAGGCCTGCGCGCCAAGGGGATTGTGCAGAGCGTTAAGGCGTAA
- a CDS encoding SDR family oxidoreductase, whose amino-acid sequence MAEKAKIALVTGANKGIGYEVSRQLAEKGYTVLLGARDVKLGEAAAAKLQGNVSVIHIDLASPETSTAAARQIEEKYGVLDVLVNNAGMIDWTDGPPSTTKVDAVRKIFDTNFFGTIEVTQAFLPLVKKSSAGRIVNVSSGLGSLAQNGDTAWPFAEVKALGYCSSKAALNMMTVQLAYELRATPVKVNSADPGYTDTDLNNHGGHQTVAEGSEAIVRLATLDENGPTGGYFDRNGRVPW is encoded by the coding sequence ATGGCTGAGAAAGCAAAGATTGCCCTGGTCACAGGCGCAAACAAGGGCATCGGTTATGAGGTATCCCGGCAACTAGCAGAGAAGGGTTACACCGTCCTGCTGGGTGCGCGTGATGTGAAGCTGGGCGAAGCTGCCGCAGCAAAGCTGCAGGGCAACGTGAGCGTCATCCACATCGATCTCGCCTCGCCGGAGACCTCCACCGCCGCAGCAAGGCAGATTGAAGAGAAGTACGGCGTGCTCGATGTCCTGGTGAACAACGCCGGCATGATCGACTGGACCGACGGCCCGCCAAGCACGACGAAGGTCGACGCCGTCCGCAAGATCTTCGATACCAACTTCTTCGGCACCATTGAGGTCACACAGGCCTTTCTACCGCTCGTGAAGAAGTCCTCCGCCGGACGCATCGTGAACGTCTCCAGCGGTCTTGGTTCACTCGCACAGAACGGTGACACCGCCTGGCCCTTCGCCGAAGTCAAAGCGCTCGGCTACTGCAGCTCCAAAGCGGCGCTGAACATGATGACCGTACAACTCGCCTACGAGTTGCGCGCAACGCCCGTCAAGGTGAACTCCGCCGATCCCGGCTACACCGACACCGACCTGAACAACCACGGCGGTCACCAGACGGTGGCAGAAGGCTCCGAAGCCATTGTGCGCCTCGCCACGCTGGACGAAAACGGCCCTACCGGCGGCTACTTCGACCGTAATGGCCGCGTCCCCTGGTAG
- a CDS encoding putative bifunctional diguanylate cyclase/phosphodiesterase, whose product MVPLFFLVVLIILQRQGRDDRRMRWWIYAWLCRVFSLLSLLPTTSARPALWALFLSAIGASACNVCCILSSPLLRQSRRQLYWTGAGFGLPVFAFATLVFFGNGSHWPLYLTVTLGLLGGSFATAQFFRSERRPLAILLLLYALSSLPMVSAISRGDISGALSLVFVQTVLISALVFWWSYPRRSAGLYVTLFGLAVWIVSSPAAGHLFPHLALFAGSVVIGDRIVGIGMIMILAQESLERARQLAFDLEALFAVSPHMMWVVDQETLVPTLANQAAADAHGYSLEEFEKLSVQQLVDPVMLPVLSVGRRQQERSITASLHRRKDGTVFPVDVESREVLMGGRHQRLIMGVDVTEREALLRQLAYETAHDPLTGLYSRKGLMDQEDQLFQKCRAEGTGVALASISLRQFKAVNDTYGDVTGDQCLQILAKRIAAFTCNRGIAARTSGDHFKVLFSGVTGAEEAEQLTNDLLRKLCEPIVLGEISIRMRISIGIAATPKDGYFPAELRSKAQTAMWKACGLSGSIACPFVPEYAADEVKDLRIVAAIEEMLANDSFEVYYQPVCRPGGEIYGLEALLRMNHPVLGSISPAVFIPVAEESGLIISLGQWVLERVCLQIQEWRQIGVPLFPVAVNISGLQFRQSDFSSRILGALDAFDIPCTLLHLEMTESTVLQNISDALGEMEKLSSSGLEFSIDDFGTGYSSLGRLQQMPISTLKIDRSFVTGITPATSLMVAAIISLAHALGMKVIAEGVEFPEELNVLRDLKCDLIQGYIFSRPLPPRTLEALLHAGSCDASKLHFRAQVADQLKPA is encoded by the coding sequence ATGGTTCCACTGTTCTTCCTTGTTGTGCTGATCATTCTGCAGCGGCAAGGCCGCGACGACCGCCGCATGCGGTGGTGGATCTACGCCTGGCTCTGCCGCGTGTTCTCCCTCCTTTCGCTGCTCCCTACGACCTCTGCCCGACCGGCACTTTGGGCGCTCTTTCTCTCGGCCATCGGCGCCTCAGCCTGCAACGTATGCTGCATCCTGTCTTCGCCGCTCCTGCGGCAAAGCAGGCGACAGCTCTACTGGACGGGAGCAGGCTTCGGCCTGCCGGTGTTCGCCTTTGCGACGCTCGTCTTCTTCGGCAATGGCAGCCATTGGCCGCTGTACCTCACCGTCACGCTTGGGCTGCTGGGTGGATCTTTCGCGACGGCACAGTTCTTTCGAAGCGAGCGGCGGCCGCTCGCGATCCTGTTACTCCTCTATGCGTTGAGCTCTCTTCCGATGGTGTCCGCCATCTCTCGCGGTGACATCTCAGGCGCTCTCTCGCTGGTATTCGTCCAGACGGTTCTCATCAGTGCCCTGGTGTTCTGGTGGAGCTATCCCCGGCGGTCGGCTGGACTCTACGTCACGCTCTTCGGGCTCGCGGTGTGGATCGTATCTTCGCCTGCAGCCGGCCATCTCTTTCCGCATCTGGCGTTGTTCGCAGGCAGTGTCGTCATTGGCGACCGAATCGTCGGCATCGGCATGATCATGATCCTGGCGCAGGAGAGTCTGGAGCGTGCGCGCCAACTTGCCTTTGACCTGGAAGCCCTTTTCGCAGTGAGCCCGCACATGATGTGGGTCGTGGATCAGGAAACCCTGGTGCCCACACTGGCGAACCAGGCCGCGGCCGATGCGCATGGCTATTCGCTGGAAGAGTTCGAAAAGCTCAGTGTGCAGCAGCTTGTCGATCCTGTGATGCTTCCCGTGCTCTCCGTAGGGCGCCGGCAGCAGGAGCGGTCAATCACTGCCTCGCTGCATCGACGCAAAGATGGCACCGTCTTTCCAGTGGACGTCGAATCGCGTGAGGTGCTGATGGGCGGCCGGCATCAGCGGCTGATCATGGGCGTCGATGTGACCGAACGCGAAGCCCTTCTGAGACAGCTCGCCTACGAAACAGCCCATGATCCGCTCACTGGTCTCTACTCCCGCAAAGGCCTCATGGACCAGGAAGATCAACTCTTCCAGAAATGCCGGGCCGAAGGCACAGGCGTCGCTCTCGCCTCCATCAGCCTGCGGCAGTTCAAGGCCGTGAACGACACCTACGGTGACGTGACCGGCGATCAGTGCCTGCAGATACTGGCGAAACGCATCGCCGCTTTCACATGCAACCGGGGCATTGCCGCACGAACCTCGGGCGATCACTTCAAGGTCCTGTTCAGCGGTGTGACCGGCGCCGAAGAGGCCGAGCAACTCACGAACGATCTCCTGCGGAAGCTTTGCGAACCGATCGTCCTTGGCGAAATCTCGATCCGCATGCGCATCAGCATTGGGATCGCTGCTACGCCGAAGGATGGGTACTTCCCCGCCGAACTACGAAGCAAGGCGCAGACCGCCATGTGGAAGGCCTGCGGACTGAGCGGCAGCATCGCATGTCCCTTCGTGCCGGAGTACGCCGCAGACGAGGTTAAAGATCTGCGGATCGTCGCGGCCATCGAAGAGATGCTGGCGAACGACAGTTTCGAGGTGTACTACCAGCCCGTATGCCGGCCAGGCGGTGAAATCTACGGTCTGGAAGCACTGCTGCGCATGAACCATCCTGTGCTGGGCAGCATCAGCCCCGCCGTCTTCATACCAGTTGCGGAGGAGAGCGGCCTCATCATCTCCCTGGGCCAGTGGGTCCTGGAACGCGTCTGCCTGCAGATTCAGGAGTGGAGACAGATAGGCGTCCCTCTCTTCCCCGTCGCCGTGAATATCTCCGGTCTGCAGTTTCGGCAGTCAGACTTTTCCAGTCGCATCCTGGGCGCGCTGGATGCCTTCGATATTCCGTGCACGCTTCTGCACCTTGAGATGACCGAGTCGACCGTGCTGCAAAACATCTCCGACGCGTTGGGAGAGATGGAGAAACTCTCTAGCAGCGGCCTCGAATTTTCCATCGATGACTTCGGCACAGGCTACTCGTCTCTTGGCCGGCTGCAGCAGATGCCAATCTCCACGCTGAAGATCGACCGCTCGTTCGTCACCGGGATCACGCCCGCCACCAGCCTGATGGTGGCCGCCATCATCTCGCTCGCGCATGCTCTCGGCATGAAGGTCATCGCTGAAGGTGTCGAGTTCCCGGAGGAGTTAAACGTCCTCCGCGATCTGAAGTGTGACCTCATCCAGGGCTATATTTTCTCGCGGCCGTTGCCGCCACGGACGCTGGAGGCCCTGTTGCACGCCGGATCCTGCGACGCCTCCAAATTGCACTTCAGGGCGCAGGTGGCAGATCAACTCAAGCCGGCATAA
- a CDS encoding LLM class flavin-dependent oxidoreductase, with amino-acid sequence MQIGIDSFAALVADPITGAMPTAADRMKNLLEEIELADRVGLDFFGLGEHHREEYLDSAPAVILAAAAARTKQIRLGSAVTVISAADPVRVFQEFATLDLISGGRAEIVVGRGSFVESFPLFGLKLEDYDDLFIEKLDLLLTLRDSTNVSWKGKHRAALTGQGVYPRPLQAKIPIWLGVGGTPQSFARAGALGLPLMVAIIGGEPHRFRPLVDLYREAGARAGYKPADLKVGIHALGYVADTDQQAADEFFPGYAAAFTKIGKERGWPPVTRRQFDALLQPRGALMVGGPETVAAKVRQMSDDLGGIDRITFQMSVAALRHKPLLHAINLLGSKVAPILRGTVSA; translated from the coding sequence ATGCAAATCGGAATCGACAGTTTCGCCGCGCTGGTCGCGGACCCCATCACCGGCGCCATGCCCACTGCCGCGGATCGCATGAAGAACCTGCTGGAAGAAATCGAGCTCGCCGACCGCGTCGGCCTCGACTTCTTCGGCCTGGGCGAGCACCACCGCGAGGAGTATCTCGACTCCGCACCCGCCGTCATCCTCGCCGCCGCAGCCGCACGCACGAAGCAGATACGACTCGGCTCAGCTGTAACCGTCATAAGCGCAGCCGATCCCGTCCGCGTCTTCCAGGAGTTCGCAACGCTCGACCTTATCAGCGGCGGACGCGCGGAGATCGTCGTGGGACGTGGCTCCTTCGTGGAGTCCTTCCCACTCTTCGGCCTGAAGCTGGAGGACTACGACGACCTCTTCATCGAGAAGCTGGACCTGCTGCTGACGCTGCGCGACAGCACGAATGTGAGTTGGAAAGGCAAGCATCGCGCCGCGCTCACCGGCCAGGGCGTCTATCCGCGCCCGCTGCAGGCAAAGATCCCCATCTGGCTCGGCGTCGGCGGCACACCGCAGTCGTTCGCACGAGCGGGCGCACTGGGTCTGCCGTTGATGGTCGCCATCATCGGCGGTGAACCGCACCGCTTCCGTCCGCTGGTCGATCTCTACCGCGAGGCCGGCGCACGCGCTGGCTACAAGCCGGCAGACCTGAAGGTGGGCATTCACGCACTGGGCTACGTTGCCGACACCGATCAGCAGGCTGCCGACGAGTTCTTCCCCGGCTACGCCGCTGCCTTCACCAAGATCGGCAAGGAGCGCGGCTGGCCGCCGGTTACCCGCCGCCAGTTCGACGCACTCCTGCAGCCTCGCGGCGCACTCATGGTCGGCGGTCCGGAGACCGTCGCAGCCAAGGTGAGGCAGATGAGCGACGACCTGGGCGGCATTGACCGCATCACCTTCCAGATGTCCGTCGCAGCCCTGCGCCACAAGCCACTGCTGCACGCCATCAATCTACTCGGCAGCAAGGTAGCACCAATCCTGCGCGGAACCGTGAGCGCGTAA